The Roseimicrobium gellanilyticum genome contains a region encoding:
- a CDS encoding efflux RND transporter periplasmic adaptor subunit, with product MSTKTITAPADLEEAIRPKGARRARWIRYVLLLALAAGAVFAWNWWSQREAAANHINPYVTEPLQRGDISISVTATGNLEPTNEVTIGSELSGTVQEVYVDINDRVKKGQPLARLDTSKLTQTTQSSRASVTAAKAKVLQAEATLREGEASLQRQQELQRISGGKLPSKSEMDTAKATADRAGADLESAKASVLQAEAQLKSNETDLEKAIIKSPIDGIVLTRTVEPGQTVAASFTAPELFILAESLEQMELKVSVAEMDIARVEPGLTADFTVDAWPERSFVATVKKVAYGSAVVDNVVTYETQLEVTNKDLSLRPGMTAVADIHVAKGSNVFLVPNTALRFDPEAAQAQANAAPGQQKTFVQSLMPGPPRGMGGRRSSSSEDSKKPHRVKKSGESRIWVLQNGEAVPITVKVGLTDGRRTEVSGDGLSEGMNVITRANTTPRP from the coding sequence ATGTCCACGAAAACCATCACCGCACCTGCGGACTTGGAAGAGGCAATCCGGCCCAAGGGCGCTCGCCGTGCCCGCTGGATTCGTTACGTGCTCCTGCTGGCCCTCGCGGCAGGCGCGGTCTTCGCCTGGAACTGGTGGTCGCAGCGTGAAGCGGCGGCGAATCACATCAATCCGTATGTCACGGAGCCGCTCCAGCGTGGGGACATCAGCATCTCCGTCACGGCCACGGGCAACCTGGAACCCACCAATGAAGTCACCATCGGCAGTGAACTCTCCGGCACGGTGCAGGAAGTGTATGTGGACATCAATGACCGTGTGAAGAAAGGCCAGCCGCTCGCCCGGCTGGACACCAGCAAACTCACCCAGACCACGCAGAGCTCGCGTGCCTCCGTGACGGCGGCGAAGGCCAAAGTGCTGCAGGCGGAGGCCACCCTTCGTGAAGGTGAGGCATCACTTCAGCGGCAGCAGGAGCTCCAGCGCATCAGCGGTGGGAAGCTGCCTTCGAAGTCAGAAATGGATACCGCCAAGGCTACCGCAGACCGCGCCGGGGCAGACCTGGAGAGTGCGAAGGCCTCGGTGCTGCAGGCAGAAGCGCAGCTCAAATCCAATGAGACCGACCTGGAGAAGGCCATCATCAAATCGCCCATCGATGGCATCGTCCTCACACGCACGGTGGAGCCGGGGCAGACGGTGGCCGCGAGCTTCACGGCTCCGGAGTTGTTCATCCTCGCGGAGAGCCTGGAGCAGATGGAACTCAAAGTGTCCGTCGCGGAAATGGACATCGCCCGCGTGGAGCCGGGACTGACGGCAGATTTCACCGTGGATGCATGGCCTGAGCGCTCCTTCGTGGCCACGGTGAAGAAGGTGGCCTACGGCTCTGCGGTCGTGGACAACGTGGTGACTTACGAAACCCAGCTCGAAGTCACCAACAAGGACCTGAGCCTGCGGCCCGGCATGACGGCGGTGGCAGACATCCACGTGGCGAAGGGCTCGAATGTGTTCCTCGTGCCCAACACCGCCCTGCGGTTTGACCCTGAGGCCGCGCAGGCCCAGGCGAATGCGGCACCGGGACAGCAAAAGACCTTCGTCCAAAGCCTGATGCCCGGACCCCCTCGCGGCATGGGTGGCCGACGCTCATCCTCCAGTGAGGACTCCAAGAAGCCCCACCGCGTGAAAAAGAGTGGCGAGTCCCGCATCTGGGTTTTGCAGAATGGAGAAGCCGTGCCCATCACCGTGAAGGTCGGCCTCACGGATGGACGCCGCACCGAAGTCTCGGGCGATGGACTCAGCGAAGGCATGAATGTCATCACACGTGCGAACACGACTCCACGTCCATGA
- a CDS encoding efflux transporter outer membrane subunit, whose translation MKKPTPSSPLVNLAWPTMAALFLSSCAGMTPGANDESGAPVPAKWNAGGMKGMALDTAALPKWWERFPDPAMSQVIAEALRASPDIRTALSKIREARATRGVERAALFPQLDAGLSAQASREDRRGSPATTSENYGASLDASWEVDLFGKQRQNVRAATADLAQSHENFHAVQVSLAAETATAYIDLRTAEAQLAVLESSIATREQTVQLTQWREQAGQGNALETQQAITSLEQARTAVPSLKQTIAQTKNQLALLASKPPGALDKLLARTRPVPAPPSRIALGIPAETLRQRPDVRAAEHAVNAAFFRTKAAQAERYPSLNLSGSIGVEALKAGRIFSPESTAASILGSLAAPIFDAGRIKQNINIQNERQKQALITYESTVLTALSEVENSLIAIQRTSETLEVVNRAVVAAREAAKLASQRYEAGDVDLLNVLDAQRTLLSLEEQQVNNAGNRASAHIQLYRALGGGWGPGF comes from the coding sequence ATGAAAAAGCCAACGCCATCCTCCCCCTTGGTCAATCTGGCATGGCCAACGATGGCTGCGCTTTTCCTGAGTTCCTGTGCCGGAATGACGCCTGGGGCGAACGATGAAAGCGGAGCCCCGGTCCCAGCGAAATGGAATGCAGGAGGCATGAAGGGAATGGCCCTGGACACGGCGGCGCTGCCGAAATGGTGGGAGCGCTTTCCTGACCCCGCCATGAGCCAGGTCATCGCGGAGGCGCTCCGTGCGAGTCCGGACATTCGTACGGCGCTCTCGAAGATAAGGGAGGCGCGGGCGACGCGCGGTGTGGAGCGTGCGGCGCTCTTCCCTCAGCTCGATGCGGGCCTCAGCGCGCAGGCTTCGCGAGAAGACAGGCGCGGCAGTCCTGCCACCACCAGTGAGAACTACGGTGCCTCTCTCGATGCGAGCTGGGAGGTGGACCTCTTCGGAAAGCAGCGGCAGAATGTGCGCGCGGCGACGGCGGACCTCGCGCAGTCCCATGAGAACTTCCATGCCGTCCAGGTCTCGCTCGCGGCAGAGACGGCGACGGCGTACATCGACCTGCGCACGGCGGAGGCACAACTCGCCGTGCTGGAGAGCAGCATCGCCACCCGTGAGCAGACAGTGCAACTCACCCAGTGGAGGGAGCAGGCAGGCCAGGGCAACGCACTGGAAACGCAGCAGGCCATCACCAGTCTGGAGCAGGCACGGACGGCTGTACCGTCCTTGAAGCAGACCATCGCGCAGACCAAGAACCAGCTGGCTCTCTTAGCCAGTAAACCCCCAGGCGCGCTGGACAAACTGCTGGCAAGGACGCGTCCTGTGCCTGCTCCTCCTTCCCGCATCGCGCTGGGCATTCCCGCGGAGACTCTGCGTCAGCGACCGGATGTGCGGGCGGCGGAGCATGCGGTGAATGCAGCCTTCTTCCGGACGAAGGCTGCTCAGGCGGAGCGTTACCCTTCGCTGAATCTCTCCGGCTCCATCGGTGTGGAGGCGTTGAAGGCAGGGCGCATTTTCTCCCCCGAGAGTACGGCCGCTTCCATCCTCGGCAGTCTGGCCGCTCCCATCTTCGATGCGGGACGTATCAAGCAGAACATCAATATCCAAAACGAGCGCCAGAAGCAGGCGCTCATCACCTATGAGTCGACCGTGCTGACTGCCCTGTCTGAGGTGGAGAATTCCCTCATCGCCATCCAGCGCACGTCTGAGACGCTGGAGGTGGTGAATCGCGCGGTGGTCGCGGCGCGTGAGGCGGCGAAGCTGGCCTCGCAACGTTATGAGGCGGGCGATGTTGATCTTCTCAATGTGCTCGATGCCCAACGCACCCTCTTAAGCCTGGAAGAGCAGCAAGTGAACAATGCGGGCAACCGCGCCTCCGCCCACATCCAGCTCTACCGCGCTCTCGGCGGCGGCTGGGGTCCGGGCTTCTGA
- a CDS encoding PAS domain S-box protein, producing MPISIHCGRSIVVGLACLGLMLPVASAAAATPKRVLVVHSFVNAAPPFTTHSIAFEQELAEKMGEPVDLDEVSLDVARYASLDMEEALVDLMRKRQTKWQPDLVVPIGSPAGMFVARHRDRIFPASTPVIYAGMDRRRLPEGALKQNATFVGEAFDVRGMVDDILEIAPETENIVVVIGASPLEQYWADAFRKEFQPYENRLRFTWVNDLSLGGIVEKTKNLPPRSFIFLILMMRDASGVTHNADEVLQQIHASANAPINSIFQHQLGLGIVGGRLYQAEAEGVAAARIAIRILRGEPASSFPPTIIGPLPPRYDARELEKWNIDETTLPKGSTILFRTPTFWQQHRALILGVVSVCAAQLLLIAALIANLMRRRRAERSLGQSEQRVTLATEAARLGVWELDPATDELWASDKTRELFEIGEKVALHRATICDHVHPEDRDVRETAIDQAIKTRGEYEVEYRIVLKSGAIRWVSGRGRWMADEGDRSGRLIGISMDVTERKEAQELFRLATEASPSGTLLVDDRGLIALVNAHIVELFGYERDEVLGRPIETLLGGKVAEEITADRANFLAILRDRVLEGTDRELCARRKDGSEFPIEVGLNPVRMPRGVLVLMTIVDISPRKRAEEEARRQREQIEALGRASLLGEMTASLAHELGQPLTAILASASAGVRFIDRGDAEPETLREIFDAVGSDGRRARDIIQNVRSTIKTGSSIHGRVDLNQVVETVALMLRPDAAAYACEVHTSLEEGLPLIQADPLQMQQVLINLVTNAFHASSGMPPARRKVEIATIRNGDASIRVTVRDYGVGISKELQERLFEQFYTTKKDGLGMGLPIVRSIVEAHGGVITARNAGVGACFQFELPIGEASDVELRTA from the coding sequence ATGCCCATCAGCATCCATTGCGGCCGCAGTATCGTGGTGGGGCTTGCTTGCCTCGGGCTCATGTTGCCGGTGGCTTCGGCGGCGGCAGCCACGCCCAAGCGGGTTCTTGTCGTCCATTCTTTTGTCAATGCGGCGCCGCCTTTCACCACGCATTCCATTGCCTTCGAGCAGGAGCTTGCCGAAAAAATGGGGGAGCCGGTGGATCTCGACGAAGTGTCGCTCGACGTGGCTCGCTATGCCTCGCTCGATATGGAGGAAGCGCTGGTCGATCTCATGCGCAAGCGCCAGACCAAGTGGCAGCCGGACCTCGTAGTTCCAATCGGTTCGCCCGCAGGCATGTTTGTGGCCCGGCATCGCGACCGCATCTTTCCTGCCTCGACGCCGGTTATCTATGCGGGCATGGACAGGCGGCGGCTGCCTGAGGGAGCGCTCAAGCAGAATGCCACCTTTGTGGGAGAGGCATTCGATGTGCGAGGCATGGTGGATGACATCCTGGAGATTGCTCCGGAGACGGAGAATATCGTCGTCGTCATCGGCGCGTCACCACTGGAGCAGTACTGGGCCGACGCTTTCCGCAAGGAATTCCAGCCGTATGAGAATCGTCTGCGCTTCACGTGGGTGAATGACCTTTCGTTGGGCGGAATCGTGGAGAAAACGAAAAACCTGCCTCCCCGTTCCTTCATCTTTCTCATCCTGATGATGCGGGATGCCTCAGGGGTGACGCACAATGCGGATGAGGTGCTGCAGCAAATCCACGCCAGCGCCAACGCACCCATCAACAGCATTTTCCAACACCAACTGGGGCTCGGCATCGTGGGTGGAAGACTCTACCAGGCGGAGGCGGAAGGGGTGGCGGCCGCCCGCATCGCCATTCGCATCCTGCGTGGAGAACCCGCGTCCAGTTTTCCTCCCACCATCATCGGGCCGCTTCCGCCCCGGTATGACGCCCGGGAACTGGAGAAATGGAACATCGATGAAACGACCCTGCCCAAGGGGAGCACTATCCTCTTCCGCACGCCCACCTTCTGGCAGCAGCATCGGGCGCTCATCCTTGGAGTGGTGTCAGTGTGTGCCGCGCAGCTGCTGCTCATCGCTGCCCTCATTGCGAATCTCATGCGCCGCCGTCGCGCAGAGCGGTCACTGGGCCAGAGTGAGCAGCGGGTGACCCTCGCCACGGAAGCGGCCCGCCTGGGGGTGTGGGAACTCGACCCCGCCACAGATGAATTGTGGGCCTCTGACAAGACTCGCGAATTGTTTGAGATTGGCGAAAAGGTTGCCCTCCATCGCGCGACGATTTGTGACCATGTGCACCCCGAGGATCGCGATGTGCGGGAGACTGCCATCGACCAAGCCATCAAGACCAGGGGGGAATACGAGGTCGAGTATCGCATTGTGCTCAAAAGTGGAGCCATTCGCTGGGTCAGCGGACGTGGTCGTTGGATGGCGGATGAGGGAGACCGGTCGGGCCGTCTCATCGGCATCTCGATGGATGTGACGGAGCGGAAGGAGGCGCAGGAGCTCTTCCGGCTGGCGACGGAAGCCTCGCCGAGTGGCACGCTGCTGGTGGACGATCGCGGTCTTATCGCGCTCGTGAATGCACATATCGTGGAGCTCTTCGGCTATGAGCGTGACGAAGTGCTGGGAAGACCGATTGAAACTCTGCTGGGCGGGAAGGTCGCGGAAGAAATAACAGCGGATCGAGCAAACTTCCTTGCCATTCTGCGCGATAGGGTCCTCGAAGGCACGGACCGCGAACTGTGCGCCCGTCGCAAGGATGGAAGCGAGTTTCCCATCGAAGTGGGGCTGAATCCGGTCCGGATGCCTCGTGGCGTGCTGGTTCTGATGACGATTGTGGACATCTCGCCACGCAAGCGCGCCGAGGAGGAGGCGCGGCGGCAGCGCGAACAAATCGAAGCTCTTGGACGCGCGAGTCTCCTGGGCGAAATGACGGCCTCTCTCGCGCATGAACTGGGTCAGCCACTCACGGCCATCCTTGCCTCCGCAAGTGCCGGTGTGCGCTTCATTGACAGAGGCGATGCTGAGCCTGAAACCCTGCGCGAAATCTTTGACGCCGTGGGCTCGGACGGACGGCGGGCCCGGGACATCATTCAAAATGTGCGGAGCACCATCAAGACAGGCAGCAGCATCCATGGCCGGGTAGATCTCAATCAGGTGGTGGAGACCGTGGCACTCATGCTCCGGCCGGACGCTGCTGCTTATGCATGCGAGGTACACACTTCCCTGGAGGAGGGGCTCCCTCTCATCCAGGCAGACCCGCTCCAGATGCAGCAGGTGCTCATCAATCTTGTGACCAACGCGTTTCATGCATCGTCCGGGATGCCGCCCGCCAGGCGCAAGGTGGAGATTGCGACCATACGCAACGGCGATGCGTCCATTCGCGTCACCGTCCGCGACTACGGCGTCGGTATTTCCAAAGAACTGCAGGAGCGCTTGTTCGAACAATTCTACACCACCAAGAAGGACGGCTTGGGAATGGGACTACCCATTGTGCGCTCCATTGTGGAAGCCCATGGCGGCGTGATCACCGCCCGAAACGCCGGGGTGGGCGCTTGTTTCCAGTTTGAATTGCCCATTGGCGAGGCCTCTGATGTTGAACTTCGGACGGCGTAG
- a CDS encoding AsmA-like C-terminal region-containing protein, translated as MSQGPPPSEAAPRSRWRSVLRYGGIVTVLLVGGIFIMRRELGDVLAGKLRERLSSEGIYVDWKSAGWNPGSGVKVRDLALYRDVEKRERLALLSEVTLVKGEPEWTRWDTVAAHAADASLTLGNGESEIILEHLTVMLQIQPGSVTLQECRTELYNLGIEAAGNYVRPAASTSESAPGDKAPKPTTRTRGVLSEVDLAPLRVVKEWMKLKPEKGKPVLKLEFHPAVSGGGVELVATLEGRDFVWRGQKWDFLEAAMKTVLGTGKPPVESGRLRVGLEGRTAEFDGQFDHASRTIRIGRLESGVGLLTLARAMVPKGSTVLTNVASTGAWQVSGEGEIPLEQPDKLRWNATLALEGELDFASHPFHVKMQKPACTFRVQEGEWSVSNFTAGVWGGQFRVPMMQVHPSQGKAKPRVDIQVVLQQAQLESFLGSFGALYTQPGTFHLDWKGGGEIDLASVAGTGTLSIEQAGLFSVPKQDRVALTGHMTLTKGKADDGDRKSPDDDDGLHVSLADAQLSLGSGDEETTMDDMTLRLFIKSGVTELQEFQARAHGFQIEAKGIHGKAVDADATSTKGTTSAKANAPATPAAKEGSRFVDWNLDGLKSLKAWTTFKPEGSAPVLKLQFQSLADRRGLGFDALLEAKKFQWRGQKWDTLRATMKTAAGKRKAPVQTCELRLVQAGDAVEMSGELDSTKGVMRIDKLESGLDYLVLVRTLAPKAMPSLQGLTTTGACRILGKGAIPLERPGDMRWDADVTIGGALIYTNGKFRAVMEKPTAALRVQGDDWYFTGLKGQLWGGELDVPDLQFHFPSGKKKSRFATQLVLKDARLESVLVGFGQPLQKQPGTVQFDWRGGGEFDLDAFAGAGQLTVEDAEFGRLPVFGTMGRLLDKLTPGFGRDISTRVKVEHRIGKGVVGLDDVELETQQMRIEGDGTIDLKRRYADFTGDLNLKGLVGLATRPLKSMTEITGTGPLTAVKWEDHRKGILRGRDDDDAE; from the coding sequence ATGAGCCAAGGTCCACCTCCGTCGGAGGCAGCCCCGCGCAGTCGCTGGCGGAGCGTTCTTCGCTATGGAGGCATCGTCACGGTGCTCCTGGTGGGCGGCATCTTCATCATGCGGCGCGAGCTGGGAGATGTCCTGGCAGGCAAGCTGCGGGAACGGTTGTCCTCAGAGGGGATTTACGTGGATTGGAAATCTGCCGGCTGGAATCCTGGTTCCGGAGTCAAGGTACGGGACCTGGCCCTGTATCGTGATGTGGAGAAGCGCGAACGCCTTGCTCTTCTCAGTGAGGTGACTCTGGTCAAGGGAGAGCCAGAGTGGACCCGTTGGGACACAGTCGCCGCGCATGCTGCTGACGCGAGCCTCACGCTGGGGAATGGGGAGAGCGAAATCATCTTGGAACACCTCACGGTGATGCTCCAGATTCAACCGGGAAGCGTGACGCTCCAGGAGTGCCGCACGGAGCTCTACAACCTGGGAATCGAGGCCGCGGGCAACTATGTGCGACCAGCTGCCTCCACTTCCGAATCGGCACCGGGAGACAAAGCTCCCAAGCCCACAACCCGGACGCGAGGTGTGTTAAGTGAAGTCGATCTCGCCCCGCTCAGAGTGGTGAAGGAATGGATGAAACTGAAACCCGAAAAGGGAAAGCCGGTGCTGAAGCTGGAGTTTCATCCAGCGGTCAGTGGAGGTGGTGTGGAGCTCGTGGCGACGTTGGAGGGGCGGGATTTTGTGTGGCGTGGGCAGAAGTGGGACTTCCTGGAAGCAGCGATGAAGACCGTGCTTGGGACAGGGAAACCTCCGGTCGAGAGTGGCAGGCTGCGCGTGGGACTGGAAGGTCGCACTGCCGAGTTCGATGGGCAGTTCGATCATGCGAGCAGGACCATCCGCATTGGCAGGCTGGAGTCCGGCGTGGGCCTGCTGACCCTGGCGCGAGCCATGGTGCCGAAGGGCAGCACCGTCCTCACCAACGTGGCCTCAACCGGGGCGTGGCAGGTGAGTGGAGAGGGGGAAATCCCCCTGGAGCAGCCGGACAAGCTTCGCTGGAATGCCACCCTGGCTCTGGAGGGAGAGCTCGACTTTGCGAGTCATCCATTTCATGTGAAGATGCAAAAACCTGCATGCACGTTCCGGGTGCAGGAGGGTGAGTGGTCTGTTTCCAATTTCACGGCGGGGGTGTGGGGCGGCCAGTTCCGTGTGCCGATGATGCAGGTGCACCCGTCCCAGGGAAAGGCGAAGCCGCGCGTCGATATCCAGGTGGTGCTGCAACAGGCGCAGTTGGAATCGTTTCTCGGCAGTTTCGGCGCGTTGTACACGCAGCCTGGCACCTTCCATCTCGACTGGAAAGGCGGAGGAGAAATCGATCTCGCTTCCGTTGCCGGCACCGGCACGCTGAGCATCGAGCAGGCGGGGCTCTTCAGTGTACCGAAACAAGACCGCGTGGCACTCACCGGCCACATGACGCTGACGAAGGGCAAGGCGGATGACGGCGACCGCAAGTCCCCGGATGACGACGATGGACTTCACGTGAGCCTGGCAGACGCCCAGCTCTCGCTCGGCAGCGGGGATGAGGAGACCACCATGGACGACATGACGTTGCGCCTTTTCATCAAGTCGGGAGTCACTGAGCTGCAGGAGTTCCAGGCGAGAGCGCATGGTTTCCAAATCGAAGCGAAGGGCATCCATGGGAAAGCGGTGGATGCCGATGCCACATCAACGAAGGGGACCACCAGTGCCAAAGCCAATGCCCCTGCAACACCTGCTGCCAAAGAGGGGAGTCGGTTTGTCGATTGGAATCTGGATGGCCTGAAGTCTCTGAAGGCATGGACAACCTTCAAGCCGGAGGGGAGCGCACCCGTGCTGAAGCTTCAGTTCCAGTCGCTCGCGGACAGGCGCGGCCTGGGCTTCGATGCCTTGCTGGAAGCAAAGAAGTTCCAGTGGCGTGGTCAGAAGTGGGATACCCTCCGGGCAACCATGAAGACGGCTGCGGGGAAAAGGAAAGCACCAGTGCAGACCTGTGAGCTTCGCCTGGTCCAGGCAGGAGACGCGGTGGAAATGAGCGGAGAGCTCGATTCCACCAAGGGGGTGATGCGCATCGACAAGCTGGAGAGCGGCCTGGATTACCTGGTGCTCGTGCGCACCCTGGCGCCGAAGGCCATGCCGTCCCTGCAGGGGCTCACCACCACCGGGGCCTGCCGTATCCTCGGCAAAGGTGCGATCCCGCTGGAGCGACCCGGAGACATGCGCTGGGATGCGGATGTGACGATTGGTGGGGCGCTTATCTATACGAACGGGAAATTTCGCGCAGTGATGGAAAAACCAACCGCCGCACTCCGCGTGCAGGGGGACGACTGGTACTTCACCGGATTGAAGGGGCAGCTCTGGGGAGGGGAGCTTGATGTGCCCGACCTTCAATTCCATTTCCCGTCAGGGAAAAAGAAGTCACGCTTCGCGACCCAGCTTGTGCTCAAGGATGCTCGACTGGAATCCGTCCTCGTTGGCTTCGGGCAGCCGTTGCAAAAGCAGCCGGGGACCGTCCAGTTTGACTGGAGAGGTGGCGGGGAGTTCGACCTCGACGCCTTTGCCGGTGCCGGTCAGTTGACCGTTGAGGATGCCGAGTTCGGTCGTCTTCCTGTGTTTGGCACCATGGGCCGCTTGTTGGACAAGTTGACGCCTGGATTTGGCAGGGACATCTCCACGCGTGTGAAGGTGGAGCATCGCATTGGCAAGGGCGTGGTGGGCCTGGACGACGTGGAGCTTGAGACGCAGCAGATGCGCATTGAAGGAGATGGGACCATCGATCTCAAACGAAGGTATGCAGATTTCACCGGAGACTTGAACCTGAAAGGACTGGTGGGACTGGCCACCCGGCCCCTCAAGTCCATGACTGAAATCACGGGCACGGGGCCGCTGACTGCGGTGAAATGGGAGGACCACAGGAAGGGCATCCTCCGCGGAAGAGATGATGACGATGCTGAGTAG
- a CDS encoding SgcJ/EcaC family oxidoreductase, whose protein sequence is MKPVISIVLPVIALAGACFTQTPAAPEGTTPEMAAVIANDRAYEAAYAKGDAKALADFFTDDAEYNSEDGSTLSGRAEIEESLRAQFLTDKGSKLAISVDSVKVLSPDVVVEKGSTTVTEKNGDTSGALYTAIHVKKDGKWRITNLVESPLPDDDAVEHQLEELSWLIGVWEDTDKGDDVTVRSQYSWSRGNKFITRNVSVKQGGEVTMEGWQIIGWDAVEQKVRSWTFDSEGGFSQGTFTSEGNRWLLRETGVTPDGHRTTGDSTITKASDTRFTWESANRTLDGEPQPGIRPIEVNRVKGD, encoded by the coding sequence ATGAAACCCGTCATTTCGATTGTCCTGCCGGTCATTGCACTCGCCGGTGCTTGTTTCACCCAAACTCCGGCGGCTCCAGAAGGCACCACTCCGGAGATGGCCGCTGTCATCGCCAATGACCGGGCTTACGAGGCAGCTTACGCAAAGGGGGATGCCAAGGCCCTTGCGGACTTCTTCACCGATGATGCGGAATACAACTCGGAGGATGGCAGCACTCTCAGTGGCCGCGCTGAGATCGAGGAGAGCCTCCGCGCGCAGTTCCTCACCGACAAGGGCTCCAAGCTCGCCATCAGCGTGGATTCCGTGAAGGTGCTGAGTCCGGATGTCGTCGTGGAAAAGGGCTCGACCACCGTCACGGAGAAGAATGGTGACACCAGCGGTGCGCTCTACACGGCAATTCATGTGAAGAAGGATGGCAAATGGCGCATCACCAACCTGGTGGAGAGCCCGCTGCCTGACGACGATGCAGTAGAGCATCAACTGGAGGAACTCTCCTGGCTGATTGGCGTGTGGGAGGATACGGACAAGGGAGATGACGTGACTGTCCGCAGCCAGTATTCCTGGTCTCGTGGTAACAAGTTCATCACACGCAATGTGAGCGTCAAGCAGGGAGGCGAGGTCACGATGGAAGGCTGGCAGATCATCGGCTGGGATGCCGTGGAGCAGAAAGTCCGCTCGTGGACTTTTGATAGCGAAGGCGGTTTCTCACAGGGGACCTTCACCAGCGAAGGGAACCGCTGGCTGCTCCGTGAAACGGGAGTCACTCCAGATGGCCACCGCACCACAGGTGACAGCACCATCACAAAAGCCAGTGATACTCGATTCACCTGGGAATCCGCCAACCGCACGCTCGATGGCGAGCCGCAGCCAGGCATTCGTCCCATCGAAGTCAACCGCGTGAAAGGAGACTGA
- a CDS encoding mu-protocadherin-cell-suface protein produces MPSQRPSKEDLGNFLGLAGGVAGGIALGDAIANRPSQLPAERPGAGDRPGIADRPSQLPAERPGAGDRPGIADRPSQLPAERPGAGDRPGIADRPSQLPAQRPGIGDGSGIANRPSQGLPERPGMGERPGMGERPGMGERPGQLPERPNRGDQWQGRVDNAQNTWNSWKQQKQTNLNQFNVNAEQRWNNIESHSGDWQNHREEMWDYRHDRAEEIWDNVGDNIYDCFDDHWWHGHGWGWGHGHYHGNPWWWWAPAAIGTTAAFIDAVIPDPVYVDYGASSGGYYYGAPAQTYGTTTSAAPQTIVINNETVPVTPQSAPVVIEVAATIEQPPPPMPPAEGHPAEWMPLGVFALAQEEKGNPIMFFQLSVNREGTISGAYSNLLSSDNRQIAGKIDKATQRAAWRIGDNTQTIFETSLGNLTQDVSPVAVHFGKSQTQTWLLVRIPEPAQSGQPMNIPELSGKPPEVKKTATTPEVKAPTTPPSK; encoded by the coding sequence TTGCCCAGTCAGCGTCCCAGCAAGGAGGACCTCGGGAATTTCCTCGGACTCGCAGGTGGTGTGGCCGGAGGCATCGCACTCGGTGATGCGATTGCCAATCGCCCCTCGCAACTTCCGGCAGAGCGGCCCGGTGCGGGTGACCGACCCGGCATCGCGGACCGGCCCTCGCAGCTTCCCGCGGAGCGTCCCGGTGCTGGCGACCGTCCGGGCATCGCAGACCGTCCTTCGCAACTTCCTGCGGAGCGTCCCGGTGCTGGCGACCGGCCTGGTATCGCAGACCGTCCTTCGCAACTTCCAGCACAGCGGCCCGGCATTGGTGATGGTTCAGGCATTGCCAACCGGCCTTCGCAAGGGCTCCCTGAGCGCCCTGGCATGGGTGAACGTCCCGGGATGGGTGAACGTCCCGGGATGGGTGAACGTCCTGGCCAGCTTCCGGAGCGCCCGAATCGTGGTGATCAATGGCAGGGCCGCGTGGACAACGCACAAAACACTTGGAATAGCTGGAAGCAGCAGAAACAGACCAACCTCAACCAGTTTAACGTTAACGCCGAGCAGCGGTGGAACAACATCGAGAGCCACTCCGGTGACTGGCAGAACCATCGCGAGGAAATGTGGGACTACCGCCACGACCGTGCTGAGGAAATCTGGGACAACGTGGGCGACAACATCTACGACTGCTTCGACGATCATTGGTGGCATGGTCATGGCTGGGGCTGGGGCCACGGTCACTACCACGGCAATCCGTGGTGGTGGTGGGCGCCTGCTGCCATTGGCACCACCGCTGCGTTCATCGACGCTGTGATTCCCGACCCGGTGTATGTGGACTATGGGGCGAGCAGTGGAGGCTACTACTACGGTGCCCCTGCGCAGACCTATGGTACCACGACGAGCGCTGCTCCGCAGACGATTGTAATCAACAACGAGACTGTCCCGGTCACGCCGCAGTCTGCGCCGGTGGTCATCGAGGTGGCTGCGACCATCGAGCAACCACCGCCTCCCATGCCGCCTGCTGAAGGGCACCCTGCAGAATGGATGCCTCTCGGTGTGTTTGCGCTCGCCCAGGAAGAAAAGGGGAATCCCATCATGTTCTTCCAGCTCTCGGTGAATCGCGAGGGCACGATCAGCGGCGCCTACAGCAACCTGCTCAGCTCTGACAATCGGCAGATTGCCGGAAAAATCGACAAGGCCACCCAGCGCGCCGCGTGGCGCATCGGTGACAACACCCAAACGATCTTCGAGACCAGCCTCGGCAACTTGACGCAGGATGTCTCGCCGGTGGCGGTCCATTTTGGGAAGAGCCAAACGCAGACCTGGCTCCTTGTCCGCATTCCTGAGCCCGCGCAGTCTGGACAGCCCATGAACATTCCGGAGCTCAGTGGCAAGCCGCCGGAAGTGAAGAAGACTGCCACCACACCGGAGGTGAAAGCACCCACCACCCCGCCGTCAAAGTAG